Proteins encoded by one window of Leopardus geoffroyi isolate Oge1 chromosome X, O.geoffroyi_Oge1_pat1.0, whole genome shotgun sequence:
- the LOC123594854 gene encoding melanoma-associated antigen 9-like isoform X1 has protein sequence MAGAPGSQSHQGSSSPDEEGSSTWGAPAGAQASLPDALRVKVAALVLLLLLKYRTKQLTTRAEMLAAVSQDDQDRFPVIFRRACEYLQLVFGVDVKEVDPREHSYVLVSILGLSCDGTPSGRDGMPKTGLLVLVLWVILLEDDRAPEEAVWEALGIMGVYAGREHVFYGEPRELLTEVWVQEGYLEYRQVPGSEPARYEFLWGPRAHAETSGVQVLQHILAVNSRQPGSPCLSEEAVSHEEERA, from the coding sequence atGGCAGGCGCTCCGGGGAGCCAGTCCCACCAGGGCTCCAGCAGCCCCGATGAGGAGGGGTCGAGCACCTGGGGGGCCCCGGCAGGGGCCCAGGCCTCGCTCCCAGATGCGCTCCGCGTGAAGGTGGCCGCCCTGGTGCTGCTTCTGCTCCTCAAGTATCGCACCAAGCAGCTGACCACGCGGGCGGAGATGCTGGCGGCGGTTAGCCAAGATGACCAGGACCGCTTCCCCGTGATCTTCCGCCGAGCCTGCGAGTATCTGCAGCTGGTCTTTGGAGTCGACGTGAAGGAAGTGGACCCCCGCGAGCACTCCTACGTCCTGGTCAGCATCCTGGGCCTCAGCTGCGATGGGACGCCGAGTGGTAGGGACGGCATGCCCAAGACCGGCCTCCTGGTGCTGGTCCTGTGGGTGATCCTCCTGGAGGACGACCGTGCCCCTGAGGAGGCGGTGTGGGAAGCGCTGGGGATCATGGGGGTGTATGCCGGCAGGGAGCACGTATTCTATGGGGAGCCCAGGGAGCTGCTGACCGAAGTCTGGGTGCAGGAAGGGTACCTGGAGTACCGGCAGGTGCCCGGCAGCGAGCCCGCACGCTACGAGTTCCTGTGGGGTCCCAGGGCCCACGCAGAAACCAGCGGCGTGCAAGTGCTGCAGCACATCCTCGCGGTCAACAGCAGGCAGCCCGGGTCTCCGTGTCTGTCCGAAGAGGCTGTGAGCCATGAGGAAGAGCGGGCCTGA
- the LOC123594854 gene encoding melanoma-associated antigen 9-like isoform X2: MAGAPGSQSHQGSSSPDEEGSSTWGAPAGAQASLPDALRVKVAALVLLLLLKYRTKQLTTRAEMLAAVSQDDQDRFPVIFRRACEYLQLVLWVILLEDDRAPEEAVWEALGIMGVYAGREHVFYGEPRELLTEVWVQEGYLEYRQVPGSEPARYEFLWGPRAHAETSGVQVLQHILAVNSRQPGSPCLSEEAVSHEEERA, translated from the exons atGGCAGGCGCTCCGGGGAGCCAGTCCCACCAGGGCTCCAGCAGCCCCGATGAGGAGGGGTCGAGCACCTGGGGGGCCCCGGCAGGGGCCCAGGCCTCGCTCCCAGATGCGCTCCGCGTGAAGGTGGCCGCCCTGGTGCTGCTTCTGCTCCTCAAGTATCGCACCAAGCAGCTGACCACGCGGGCGGAGATGCTGGCGGCGGTTAGCCAAGATGACCAGGACCGCTTCCCCGTGATCTTCCGCCGAGCCTGCGAGTATCTGCAGCTG GTCCTGTGGGTGATCCTCCTGGAGGACGACCGTGCCCCTGAGGAGGCGGTGTGGGAAGCGCTGGGGATCATGGGGGTGTATGCCGGCAGGGAGCACGTATTCTATGGGGAGCCCAGGGAGCTGCTGACCGAAGTCTGGGTGCAGGAAGGGTACCTGGAGTACCGGCAGGTGCCCGGCAGCGAGCCCGCACGCTACGAGTTCCTGTGGGGTCCCAGGGCCCACGCAGAAACCAGCGGCGTGCAAGTGCTGCAGCACATCCTCGCGGTCAACAGCAGGCAGCCCGGGTCTCCGTGTCTGTCCGAAGAGGCTGTGAGCCATGAGGAAGAGCGGGCCTGA